The Methyloferula stellata AR4 genome includes a window with the following:
- a CDS encoding c-type cytochrome produces the protein MLRGVLFPLALSVTLLLPLAGSAKPITDLKSFKLDMPIPDQMFPEGPGADAINANCLVCHSEDHVMNQPSLTKEGWTEVVEKMIKAYKAPISEADASAIVDYLVRIKGRK, from the coding sequence ATGCTGCGCGGAGTGCTGTTTCCCCTTGCCCTATCCGTCACGCTTCTGCTGCCGCTTGCCGGCAGCGCCAAGCCGATCACGGATCTGAAGTCGTTCAAGCTTGATATGCCCATTCCCGACCAAATGTTTCCGGAGGGTCCCGGCGCCGATGCGATCAATGCCAATTGTCTCGTCTGCCATTCGGAAGACCACGTGATGAACCAGCCCTCGCTCACGAAGGAAGGCTGGACAGAGGTCGTCGAAAAGATGATCAAGGCCTATAAGGCGCCGATCAGCGAAGCAGATGCCTCAGCGATCGTCGATTATCTGGTCCGCATCAAGGGCAGGAAATAG
- a CDS encoding molybdopterin-dependent oxidoreductase, producing the protein MARDYAFHDLTRRHLLGAAGMGGLSMLTAPAFAQRMIDLHATGGLSTRPLTTDFPQKGPMILQRTSPPWLETPFDTFDKGVFTPNDRHFVSWHWADFPSEPDLNAYRLTVRGHVNQPLSLTIHEILNDFPRVELAAVAQCAGNSRIYMQPRVAGAQWANGSMSNAMWTGIPLKAVLDRAGVKAGALQVRFGGMDKVILPESPAFLKSIDIDHARDGELMLAFGMNGEQLPLLNGFPLKLIVPGWCAVYWIKMLNDIEVLDQPDTNYWTAKGYRLPDTPFGNVKPGDSNFKLIPVTRNVPRSFITNIRSGDTIKAGTPTEARGIAFGGDCGVARVDLSLDGGKNWLPTQLGKDEGKYSFRQWQTSFALPARGAYDLMIRCTNTKGEAQPAFPIWNPAGYMSNTIETTHVSAA; encoded by the coding sequence ATGGCGAGAGACTACGCATTTCACGACCTGACGCGGCGGCACCTGCTCGGCGCGGCAGGCATGGGCGGCCTCAGCATGCTGACTGCGCCAGCCTTCGCGCAGAGAATGATCGATCTGCATGCTACGGGCGGCCTCAGCACACGCCCGCTTACCACCGATTTCCCGCAAAAAGGACCGATGATTTTGCAGCGGACGAGCCCGCCCTGGCTCGAAACGCCGTTCGATACGTTCGACAAGGGCGTGTTCACCCCCAACGACCGGCATTTCGTGAGCTGGCACTGGGCGGATTTTCCGAGCGAGCCCGATCTTAATGCCTATCGTCTGACCGTGCGGGGCCATGTCAATCAGCCATTGTCGCTGACCATCCATGAGATCTTGAACGATTTCCCGCGCGTCGAACTCGCCGCCGTCGCGCAATGCGCCGGAAATTCGCGCATCTACATGCAGCCGCGCGTCGCTGGCGCGCAATGGGCGAATGGTTCGATGAGCAATGCGATGTGGACCGGCATTCCGCTGAAGGCCGTGCTCGACCGCGCGGGCGTGAAGGCGGGCGCTCTGCAGGTCCGTTTCGGCGGCATGGACAAGGTGATCCTGCCCGAGTCGCCGGCCTTCTTGAAGTCGATCGACATCGATCACGCCCGCGACGGCGAGCTGATGCTGGCTTTCGGTATGAACGGCGAACAGCTCCCTTTGTTGAACGGCTTTCCGCTGAAGCTTATCGTCCCTGGCTGGTGCGCAGTCTATTGGATCAAGATGCTGAACGACATCGAGGTGCTGGATCAGCCCGACACCAATTATTGGACGGCGAAAGGCTATCGCCTTCCCGATACGCCGTTCGGCAATGTCAAACCCGGCGACAGCAACTTCAAACTGATCCCGGTTACACGCAACGTCCCGCGCTCCTTCATTACCAATATCCGCTCGGGCGATACGATAAAGGCCGGCACGCCGACCGAGGCTCGCGGCATCGCCTTCGGCGGCGATTGCGGCGTGGCGCGTGTGGATCTGTCGCTCGATGGCGGCAAGAACTGGCTTCCGACACAACTTGGAAAAGACGAAGGCAAATACAGCTTCCGGCAATGGCAGACGAGCTTCGCGCTGCCCGCGCGCGGCGCTTACGACTTGATGATCCGCTGCACCAACACGAAGGGCGAGGCGCAGCCTGCTTTCCCGATCTGGAATCCGGCGGGCTACATGTCGAATACGATCGAAACGACCCATGTGTCGGCGGCTTGA